A segment of the Chaetodon trifascialis isolate fChaTrf1 chromosome 2, fChaTrf1.hap1, whole genome shotgun sequence genome:
TACAAACACCGCAGGCTTAAAACGAATTGACAGTCGCAGGAATATTATTTACACGTAGATATACATACGTGccgaaaacaaaaatgttttttcatattttaaaaaatggccGTTGGGTGGACCATCATTGGACGTGGAAACAATGAGGAAGTGATTGGTGTTTCTTTTACCATCTGACCAATGTTTGCTGGGGAACAGCATCATGACCAGCTATTTAACGATGATTATGGTCATAATTGTACTCATTGGATCTGAATTTAAACTCAATGTTTGACCCAGCTGACACTTTGCTTTTGTCATCATCGTTTTTCTTGAGCACTGCCTGCTTCAGATAAATAGCGACATAGTCAGGAACTGTACAGGACAAGCACAGTCTGGTTCAGTTGGCCAGGATGAACTGAAGATGGGTGCTAACGACGGCACTGCTCTCCTGAATCGTTAAGTGAAGCGTCAGGCTCGAGTCAAAAGCCCAACTTTTAAGCCACCACTAACAACCTCAACATGTCATATTGCTTTTACTGTAATCAGACATGTTTGCAGTGTCAGATGTGGTGTAATATCTACACGTTGCCTTGTTCTTCTGCAGATCAGCATCACAGAAGACGGAGCAGCGGCGAACTTTACACGCAGCTTTGCGATGAAGTCTGGATATTACCTCTGTTACAGCAAGGTAACAATCAGAGacacaataaacacagagaATACTTGTGTGTTTTACCACCAGGCCTTTGTTCTCTGAACTCGTCCCTCCCGTCATCAATaaacagactctctctctctctgtctctctctacagGACTTGGCAGGTGGTATGGTGTTGTCAGACATTCGCCTTATTTCAGACAAGGAATCCATTCCTCACGGTTATTGCTATATAGCAGAGCACCTCGAACCaagtgagtacacacacacatttttgtctttctaACCTACCATACTCTAATTAAATGCCTAACCCAAACCTCAACTGAACTCTAACCTTAACCTGAAAGACAAGTCTTTTCCTTCAAACCGTCGTGGGGACctgccaaaatgtcctcataaTGCAGAGATTTAGTCAGCAGGCTGATGGttgatgttttctgtgtctgtgtgtccagaggCCACTGTTTCAAAGaagaagcgtgtgtgtgtgcgcgtcgtCCCATTGGGCAGTGTGGACTCAGCTGTGTTGGATATTAAGCTGACAGCCAAAAGCAAAATGATGTTGCAGCACTACACATATGTGGGGTTGGTGGCGTTTACGTTTTCAATCATTTGACTCACACCTCTTTCATCAAGGTATTTCTTAAATCCCGTCACATAGTGGTCTGTCTAAGGAGTGAGTTATTTATTGCTTGCATTCGGTGCTTTCAttgggaaacactgaatttgtcTGTTCTTCAGAGACATCCATGGCTATGTGTTGTGGTGCAGAAAGGGCTACTTTTCTAGTCCCGTGCCTCAAGCTAAGCCCCGCAGTGTCAGCCTGGACCTCCATGGACTCTCACTGGAGCAGCCGTCTGGTCCTCTGCCGCTCAGACCCAGGTACAGTCCTGTCATACTGTACTTATGTCTAATATAGATGAGTCCTACAGTGCATTTTAATGATCACATGTAATGATTTATGTGGGGACAtgtaataagaataataataaggCTCTTGTTGTACACAAAACTATGCTCATGTTGGTACCcaatgagagggagaaaagcatCATCGTGTGTTTCTCCTTATAAAAGTTATGTCAAAATTAGAGACAATGCAGTTTTATAATAATGTCCTGGAGATGTTAATGCGTTAATATTTGCGTGTCTCTGCAGCAACCCTCCTCCTGCACTGCCACATAGTAAACTGAGTCAGAGAcgctgcagcctccacactAAGGACAACTCGGACAAACCTGCTGACAGCAGTTTCCAGGGAATCACAGGTACTCCATGTCCATCCTCATATGCAGGAAACTTATTACTCATTCTGACTGTGGGCAGCCCACTCATCTATTACCTTTCTCCAccctctgcagctctggatGGAGTTCCCTTTAGCCTTCACCCAAAGTTTGATATACCAGTAAGAGCAGAGTCCATTGTgaaattcagctgtttttttgtctcagtGTATTTCCTGTCTTGTCCTTCTTCAACCCAAGCCTCTAATATAAACATGtattcacatttctttttctctctctttctcagacTCCTCAGCTGAACCCTCAGCTAAGCAACATTCGCATAAAGTCTCTCCAAGACATTGAAAACGAGGTAGGGTCACATTTGAATTTCTGCCCTGTGATTCATACATTAAATGCATAACATTTTCCCAACAGCGAATATACTTATTTGTTTTCGTTTTTCCAGTATAACTATCCTTTTGCTGTGGAGGAATCTGCTGCCAAGAGGACCAGACCATCAGTGCCAGCAGGAGGCGCTCCATCAGCTCAGTGATCTTCAGCAAAGCAACAATATCAGCATCTTGGTGTGACGTCTCACCTCACGGTACAGATGAAGGATGATCATACCTGCATGTACGCTGTCGGCTTTCACTATTAGTCTTCAGGTGGAGTTATAACGAGTTATCTTAACAGGATCACTTACAAGGTCATCTGTGGCCCCCTACCCTTCTAGCATGAGACTGACAATCACACATCAGAGCTGTATAGATGGTTTGGCTGTTTGGTTGTCGTGCCACACTTGTGTTCCTTTTTATTTGTCTATACTCCATTAACATCTTTAAGCATTCCAAGTTTTTATTTGCCAAACAAACTGTTTGAATAGAATCATACTTGAAATTATGTTATCTTAACGCTTTTGTAGGAACGCAGCCTTTAAAGACAATATGGGGTTAATGATGTAATGAAGCCAAGAGTCTCTAAGGTAtcctctgcagctttaagcCCACTCTCAAATTGTAGACTAATTGTCTGctaaaaaaatgctttattatATCATGAAGATGCGCTGCTTGCTTTGTTATATGTTTCCTGATGTCCCTCAGTGCTGCACACCTTTAATGGTTTCCATCACTAATCGTTTCTTAAGCGGAGCTGTAATGTTGTCACACTGGTGGATGAGTTTTGCTGCAGATGTTCAACTGAACTCACTTGATACACTAACATATCTAAACGTCGGATATAGGGTCTTTCTTGTATGAAGAGTTGCCTACTGTCAGGTTTGTATATTCCAAAAAATATCATTAGCTCTTAATTTAAGGTGAATGGAGCAATGTTGTATATTTTACTCTGTGTGTTAGTCAAACGATGCGTGGGGAAAAGGggaatctttctttttttattattactgcCAGGCACTAGGGCCAAATATTTATCTTTGTCATTGTACAATATATAAAGttacattgtttttattgtctgtataGCAAACTTTTATtgcatggaaaaaataaaaatctaagaAGCACTTCTTCAGGTGTGTTGGTTTTATATAcagtgcactttttttttttgcacatttgagaAACTAAGAGAAGCAAATCAGTTTGAAATACAGCTTGAGGATGTAAATTGTCTACAAAACAGTGACATGCAGAAGGCAAGGACTGTGTTTGTAGCTTTAGAAATATTTTCATGGCGGCGGCCTAACCCGAGCAGTTCAGATGGAAGCACATATGGACAAGGAAAACATGTCTTGACCTATTTATTTAGACGAAGTTGATTGAGCATGTGCACAGTTCCCGAGCAATGCCTTGCAGCAGTTACTGTATGCACATTACCACATTTTAGTTGACCGAGAACAAGCACAACATCACATGCAGGATCACTTTCATTCACTCTGCCTGCTTCGATCTTCAAAAGCCATTCTTTATATGACGAGTCCAACAGTTTCTGAGCTGTAAACCGCAGCCTCTGTGGAAGTGTATTAATGGCAACACTACTGAGTGAGCACCAAACAAATCAAAGCTTTAGTGAATCCAAAAGTCAAGATGAGAGACTTTGGCTCAGGATTCATTTCAAGGTCTCATCTGACAGACTTTAGTCTACTCTCATTTGAAGTTTGCATACAAGCGGTACAAAAGCTGAGAGTTTGCAGCTCTCACTGGCTGTCCGTTCCTGCACACTCATGCATCGTGTCTTGCAGATTTAACCCTCAAATTTGCTTCGAAATTCAAATTAATTTGGTCATACTGGTTGAGTATTCATAAGTAAAACATGTTTGAACAACCATTACCTGTATTTTTTGTCAATTCAGGGTTAATAGTTGAAAATAATATTCTAAATGGTGGATTCATTTCTTTCGCCATATCCTAAATGTACCATTTCATTCCACCCTCTGGTTATTATGCATCTTTGTACGACAGCTTCTCTCCCACAGTTCTCCATGTTTCCAGCTCTTAACTATTCTGACAGTAATATTTTCCATGTAAGTGCAGCATCCTGCTTTCTCTCTAATGGTAGATGGAACCCAACCATATtgtgcattactgccacctgctgtactgtGCTGGACTGTTAATGCTGGATATGTTACATATATGTTGCCAGTTACATCACTGTCTCCCTGCACAGTCAACTGTTTTACTACTACTGTGATGAAAGCACACGATGAGCAAGACAGTTTACTACTGCACATAATGCTGTCTATCTAAGTGAACATGGTTTTCATTTTCCGTTATTCTACTGACTATTTTCATTTAACCATTTAGTATCTTTTAATGATAAATATATCACAAGTTACCAAACTCTGAAGTGATGccttaaaaatgtttgttttgaccAACACTCAGGAATTTAATTTCTACTGACATTAAGCAAACTGATAGTGGACAAAAGCAGGAAACCAGTGATTTGACAAATGCTGTATCCAGGAAAGTGAGTGATAGTTTTGCAAGATCAATAGCTTTAATGGATTATTTAATTAGCTTATCATTTATGGTAGAACTGAACAATTAATGGAAATATTATCAAAATCATAACATGGCCAAGAGCAATATCCTGATCACAGGTGCTGCCGTGTTTTTGATAAAAGTAAAATTGGTCACAAcatataattttattttattttattttattttattttattttattttattttatttcattttattttcttgtggCGCTACAGAGAGGGCCCGGCCTACAAATCAATGCAAAAATTACATTGCCACAAAACTTGGACTCATATGGCATTTGCAATATCACTTAAAATACTCACAATATTAtctttatttaattattttgcaTATTGTTCGATAGTCTCTGGTCATTAATCAACTAAATCTTTCAGCgtggaaaaatgttttgttttctcttgtctgACATATTTTCAGGTTCATATTCTGGTCAAAAAGAAACTCTGTTAGGAGCTACTCATTAACTAATGGTTAACAAACAATCATCTCGTCAttcattcctgttttttttccctggaAGCTGCACAAAATGTGATGTCCCTTATTgtaaagtgttatttttttttaactgtttcttACAGTTGAAATGAtaaacttgaacttgaactcGAAAGAAGAAAGGGTGACAAGAAGTCATTTCAAATAGTAAACTggtcaataataataatctgaatTTATAGGAGTCTGCAGTGATTAGGTAATAATGCAGCTGTTGCCTTTAGGCCGTTTTCAttccagtttgtgtttttgtttgtttgtttttgttcatgatTTAGTGATGCATACTCTATTCACAAATACATTTGCCGTTAAATCAGTAGTTGTAGTTTGTTCCCCCTCGCTGGTAGTTGTGCTATGACACAGTCATAGCTCACAGTCAGTGCGGGCTTCATCTGCAACGCTGCTGTTCCACAGCGACTCTCTGCAGGTCTGTTTGTTCTGCTCACCGGAAAACGGGCTCTGATTCCAACCAGCTGTTTCCCGCCTCACGCaaatcagctgcacacacacacacgcacgcacgcacgcacacacacacacgtagtaGGCGGAGgcagtagacacacacacacacacacacacacacacacacacacgtagtaGGCGGAGGCAAgaagccacatacacacacacattggagGGAACCCCATCAGCTGTGGGAAGCAGCACAACCTGAacttacttttatttttctaattctGTTCTTCACATTATCCGATTTTTGAAGCTGTATTTAAGATATGCGCAATTGAGGAGTACAGCAAGAGCTCTGTGCTGAAAACATAGACCATTATAATTTAACAAGGACAGcggtggaggaagaaaaaaaaaacagaaaacacggaCTA
Coding sequences within it:
- the mvb12a gene encoding multivesicular body subunit 12A — protein: MGVGVRMDSVLPALTRKTKRLRLLTKKLFACQTVSPRRDRSEHTDRMSLMERGGVRPITAVAWTSNTSTCPKDFNLISITEDGAAANFTRSFAMKSGYYLCYSKDLAGGMVLSDIRLISDKESIPHGYCYIAEHLEPKATVSKKKRVCVRVVPLGSVDSAVLDIKLTAKSKMMLQHYTYVGDIHGYVLWCRKGYFSSPVPQAKPRSVSLDLHGLSLEQPSGPLPLRPSNPPPALPHSKLSQRRCSLHTKDNSDKPADSSFQGITALDGVPFSLHPKFDIPTPQLNPQLSNIRIKSLQDIENEYNYPFAVEESAAKRTRPSVPAGGAPSAQ